A genomic segment from Aegilops tauschii subsp. strangulata cultivar AL8/78 chromosome 1, Aet v6.0, whole genome shotgun sequence encodes:
- the LOC109771921 gene encoding uncharacterized protein encodes MASLTVSQTTPAAGSANKQREGAEIITGAEACYEHSKELLKGLGFPGGVMPLRGLEECGLVRETGYVWMRQGKPYEHHFRATGTRVRYDAEVTAYVEEGRMKRMTGVRSKQMMLWVPIVEMSLDGADKVYFKSNVGIGRSFPATAFADEDAPADNAPAPAAAEASDKQ; translated from the coding sequence ATGGCCTCCCTCACCGTCTCGCAGACGACACCGGCGGCCGGCAGCGCCAACAAGCAGCGCGAGGGCGCGGAGATCATCACCGGCGCTGAGGCGTGCTACGAGCACTCCAAGGAGCTCCTCAAGGGGCTGGGGTTCCCGGGCGGGGTGATGCCGCTGCGCGGGCTGGAAGAGTGCGGGCTGGTGCGGGAGACCGGGTACGTGTGGATGCGGCAGGGGAAGCCTTACGAGCACCACTTCCGCGCCACGGGCACCCGGGTGCGCTACGACGCCGAGGTGACGGCGTACGTGGAGGAAGGGCGGATGAAGCGGATGACCGGGGTCCGGAGCAAGCAGATGATGCTCTGGGTGCCCATCGTCGAGATGAGCCTCGACGGCGCCGACAAGGTCTACTTCAAGTCCAACGTCGGCATCGGCCGCTCCTTCCCCGCCACCGCCTTCGCCGACGAGGACGCCCCCGCTGACAACGCGCCAGCGCCGGCCGCCGCCGAGGCCAGCGACAAGCAGTGA